One window of the Acaryochloris sp. CCMEE 5410 genome contains the following:
- a CDS encoding serine/threonine-protein kinase, which produces MKPPTTGSNSPAVVPQTSNQSDTSPTQATANIDPTENIHTSLPPGTRLRDRYVIQQQLGQGGFGRTYRAEDTGRFNEIIVLKELTPSVQGTYALKKAEELFQREAATLHRLEHPQIPRFWELFTAQKRLFLVQDFAEGSTYQQLLEGRQQQGQTFSETEVTQLFRDLLPVLSYLHGQGVIHRDISPDNIIRRNKDGLPILIDMGGVKQVALDVATEVATQGSSPGASTGGTRLGKIGYAPDEQMRLGLVAPHSDLYALAVTALVLMTGHPPQQLQDPQSLEWLWQKQLSLSPNLADILNKMLAPRPVDRYQSAAEIIQALNTQIEPPPTKIMQPPPAAGVPPTMPPTMPAAPPPTQPSPQPTQSSNPFAANYSAPVQQVAAVDEPSNNNVKLWGIAGGLTFLILGGLVYAGFNNSGNRVDPVVTTEESSSPIASSSPSPRVRPSPSPSPSSRRRFKSVEIDKLSTYTHKTNAFSLLVPDGWKSKDNSKPGEVIVLWTDPTRNGGLVADIFDVDYNPTQDDLTKLLQDFLKNSFEKEPDFFLRDAKPQKDGSVLLIWGYTAKATGNIKVKLLGNSFIERKGKRVAILSFIVPNDQFKELEKPLNRIINNYKINTEAKIP; this is translated from the coding sequence TTGAAACCGCCGACAACAGGCTCAAACAGCCCTGCAGTCGTTCCTCAAACCAGCAATCAATCTGACACTTCCCCTACCCAAGCGACTGCAAACATAGACCCCACAGAAAATATCCATACCTCGCTACCTCCTGGAACGCGACTCCGCGATCGCTATGTGATTCAACAACAGTTGGGACAAGGTGGATTTGGCAGAACCTACCGAGCAGAGGATACCGGGCGCTTTAACGAAATTATTGTTCTCAAGGAATTGACCCCATCCGTTCAAGGCACCTACGCCCTAAAGAAAGCAGAAGAACTCTTCCAAAGAGAAGCGGCCACCCTCCATCGCCTTGAGCATCCTCAAATCCCCAGATTCTGGGAGCTTTTTACCGCCCAAAAACGGCTATTCCTGGTCCAAGATTTTGCCGAAGGCTCCACATACCAGCAATTATTAGAAGGACGCCAACAGCAAGGGCAAACCTTTAGCGAAACCGAAGTCACGCAACTGTTCCGAGATCTGCTGCCTGTCCTCAGTTATCTCCATGGCCAGGGAGTGATTCATCGAGATATTTCCCCCGATAACATTATCCGGCGGAACAAAGATGGTTTACCTATCCTGATTGACATGGGTGGGGTAAAGCAAGTGGCTCTGGACGTTGCAACAGAAGTGGCCACTCAAGGGAGTTCTCCTGGAGCATCCACAGGCGGGACTCGGTTAGGGAAAATTGGCTATGCGCCCGATGAGCAGATGCGCCTTGGCTTAGTCGCCCCCCATAGTGACTTATATGCCCTAGCAGTGACGGCTTTAGTGCTGATGACGGGACATCCACCCCAACAGCTCCAAGATCCCCAATCTCTAGAGTGGCTATGGCAAAAACAACTCAGCTTAAGCCCTAACTTGGCTGATATCCTCAACAAAATGTTAGCGCCCCGTCCGGTGGATCGTTACCAGTCCGCGGCAGAAATCATTCAAGCCCTCAATACTCAGATAGAGCCGCCCCCCACCAAAATCATGCAGCCGCCCCCTGCTGCTGGGGTACCACCAACGATGCCGCCCACCATGCCCGCGGCCCCGCCTCCGACACAGCCTTCCCCTCAACCCACCCAGTCATCCAATCCTTTTGCTGCTAACTATTCTGCTCCTGTACAACAAGTTGCGGCAGTGGATGAGCCCAGCAATAATAACGTTAAGTTATGGGGCATTGCCGGTGGATTGACCTTTCTCATCCTGGGTGGCCTTGTCTACGCTGGCTTTAATAACAGCGGCAATCGAGTCGATCCGGTTGTAACGACGGAAGAATCCAGTTCACCGATTGCGTCTAGCTCTCCTTCTCCTCGGGTAAGACCATCACCTAGCCCATCCCCGTCCAGTCGGCGGCGATTTAAGTCCGTTGAAATTGATAAGTTATCCACCTACACCCATAAAACGAATGCCTTTTCCTTGCTGGTTCCTGATGGATGGAAAAGCAAAGATAATAGCAAGCCGGGTGAAGTGATTGTGTTATGGACCGATCCGACCCGTAACGGTGGACTCGTCGCCGATATTTTCGATGTTGACTACAATCCCACCCAGGATGACTTAACCAAATTACTCCAAGATTTCCTCAAGAACTCTTTTGAGAAGGAACCGGACTTCTTCCTCCGGGATGCAAAGCCCCAAAAAGATGGCAGTGTTTTGCTTATCTGGGGGTATACCGCCAAAGCAACTGGCAATATTAAAGTTAAACTGCTGGGCAATAGCTTTATTGAGCGAAAGGGCAAACGAGTAGCCATTCTCAGCTTTATCGTCCCCAATGATCAATTCAAGGAACTGGAAAAACCCCTCAATCGAATTATCAATAACTACAAGATCAATACAGAAGCCAAAATACCTTAA
- a CDS encoding metallophosphoesterase: MKRRRFLYLGGLSVGLGLSCSNKAVNPQAIVDKTRVEKTHSASSDSLELNTSTAPPGFYAPKKGDVRLFVISDLNSQYGSVTYRSGVEQAIQLIPDWNPDIVLCAGDMVAGQSLKLSSSQVAAMWKGFDQKIFNPIRNFGLPYAFTIGNHDASSFKGLDGKYVYETDRRETNKYWSDKNPGLDFVDRYKFPFSYSFTHKEIYYLIWDASSAKVSSDDWIWAARNLASAEAQSAKMRIVMGHLPLYAVSQGRDRPGEILSKADELRSLLEQNSVHTYICGHHHVYYPGKVGKLEMLHCGALGSGPRSWLESAKAPINTLTIVDVNLASQTTQYTTYDLGARETIALAQVPRQLVGPNGRVIRRDLTFEDLTYQELNQKHIKSH; this comes from the coding sequence ATGAAGCGAAGAAGGTTTCTATATCTTGGAGGGCTTTCAGTTGGACTGGGGCTTAGCTGCTCCAACAAAGCTGTTAATCCGCAGGCAATAGTAGATAAGACTCGTGTCGAAAAAACGCATAGTGCCTCTAGCGATAGTTTAGAGTTAAATACTTCAACTGCTCCACCTGGATTTTATGCACCCAAAAAAGGTGATGTTCGCCTTTTTGTAATTAGCGATCTAAATAGTCAATATGGTTCTGTAACGTATCGTTCAGGGGTTGAACAGGCCATCCAGCTAATTCCTGACTGGAATCCAGATATCGTCCTTTGTGCTGGGGATATGGTTGCTGGACAAAGCTTAAAACTTTCCTCCTCTCAAGTCGCTGCAATGTGGAAAGGATTTGATCAAAAGATATTTAATCCTATCCGTAACTTTGGACTACCCTACGCTTTCACCATAGGGAACCATGACGCTTCTAGCTTCAAAGGGTTGGATGGGAAATATGTGTATGAAACAGATCGACGTGAAACAAATAAGTATTGGTCAGACAAGAATCCGGGACTAGATTTTGTAGATCGATATAAATTCCCCTTCTCATACAGCTTTACCCATAAAGAAATCTACTATTTAATTTGGGATGCGTCTTCTGCTAAGGTCTCCAGTGATGATTGGATTTGGGCTGCTCGAAACTTAGCCAGTGCAGAGGCCCAATCAGCCAAGATGAGAATAGTAATGGGGCACCTTCCTTTATATGCTGTTTCTCAAGGAAGAGATCGCCCCGGTGAAATTTTATCCAAGGCTGATGAACTCAGAAGTTTGTTAGAGCAGAATTCTGTCCATACCTATATTTGTGGACACCATCATGTTTATTACCCGGGTAAAGTTGGGAAACTTGAGATGCTTCATTGTGGAGCATTGGGAAGTGGTCCAAGATCTTGGTTGGAATCTGCAAAGGCTCCCATTAATACCCTTACGATTGTGGATGTCAATCTTGCCTCTCAGACAACTCAGTATACGACTTATGATCTAGGGGCCAGGGAAACGATCGCTCTGGCGCAAGTTCCGAGACAACTGGTTGGGCCTAATGGAAGAGTGATTCGTCGTGACCTTACCTTTGAGGATTTAACCTACCAAGAGCTTAATCAGAAACATATTAAAAGCCATTAA